A window of the Branchiibius hedensis genome harbors these coding sequences:
- a CDS encoding DUF1028 domain-containing protein, whose amino-acid sequence MTFSIVARDAATGDLGVAVASKFLAVGAAVPAARFGIGAVATQALCNTLYKRDGLARLAEGLSASDALAALTAADDRRETRQAGMVDSRGGSATFTGTSALPWAGGRTGPNVAIQGNILTGPDVVDAMYDEWLATEDLPLVQRLLRSLEAGDVAGGDSRGRQSAALLVVSKTGSYTPGDDVIYDLRVDDHVAPIPELARLLQVHDLLFGESTDLLPLDGELADEVATRLSALGYADLDTWAGVENLELRLHPGQIDVIVLGQLRAVTAAIG is encoded by the coding sequence ATGACGTTCTCCATCGTGGCGCGGGATGCGGCGACCGGTGATCTCGGGGTCGCTGTCGCGTCCAAATTCCTGGCCGTCGGCGCGGCTGTGCCCGCTGCCCGCTTCGGCATCGGCGCCGTCGCCACCCAGGCCTTGTGCAACACCCTCTACAAACGCGACGGTCTGGCCCGCCTCGCCGAAGGGCTGAGTGCCTCCGACGCGCTCGCCGCCCTCACCGCCGCTGACGACCGCCGCGAGACCCGCCAGGCGGGCATGGTCGACTCCCGCGGCGGCAGTGCCACCTTCACCGGCACCTCGGCGCTGCCGTGGGCCGGCGGCCGGACCGGGCCGAACGTGGCCATCCAGGGCAACATCCTCACCGGTCCCGACGTGGTCGATGCGATGTACGACGAGTGGCTGGCCACCGAGGACCTCCCGTTGGTGCAACGCCTGTTGCGATCCCTTGAGGCCGGTGACGTTGCCGGCGGCGATTCGCGCGGCCGGCAATCCGCGGCGTTGCTCGTGGTCTCGAAGACCGGCAGTTATACCCCCGGCGACGACGTGATCTACGACCTGCGGGTCGACGACCACGTGGCGCCGATCCCCGAACTGGCCAGACTGCTGCAGGTGCACGACCTGCTCTTCGGTGAGTCAACCGACCTGTTGCCGCTCGACGGCGAGTTGGCCGACGAAGTCGCGACCCGGCTCTCGGCGCTCGGGTACGCCGATCTGGACACCTGGGCCGGGGTGGAGAACCTCGAGCTCCGCCTGCACCCGGGCCAGATTGACGTGATCGTGCTCGGCCAGCTGCGAGCCGTGACTGCCGCGATCGGCTGA
- a CDS encoding SigE family RNA polymerase sigma factor has translation MSGRDDAAFTEFVAASSPSLLHTAWLLCGDAHRAEDLVQETYVRLYRKWRSMNGQPWSYARKTLVNLNTDRWRSTRLEVVSGSLPEAGAEGDEAQVDARRALIDALSTLPRRERDVVVLRHYADLSELQVADLLGIGVGTVKSAGSRGLARLRTQLDPALEGQS, from the coding sequence ATGAGCGGGCGCGACGACGCTGCGTTCACCGAGTTCGTCGCCGCCAGTTCGCCGTCGTTGTTGCACACCGCCTGGCTGTTGTGCGGGGACGCACACCGGGCCGAGGACCTGGTGCAGGAGACCTACGTGCGGCTCTACCGCAAGTGGCGCTCGATGAACGGCCAGCCGTGGTCCTACGCGCGCAAGACGTTGGTCAACCTGAACACCGATCGGTGGCGTTCGACGAGGCTGGAGGTGGTCTCCGGCTCCCTTCCCGAGGCTGGTGCCGAGGGTGACGAGGCGCAGGTCGATGCCCGCCGCGCGCTGATCGACGCGCTGAGCACACTGCCCCGCCGCGAGCGCGACGTGGTGGTGCTGCGGCACTACGCGGACCTGTCCGAGCTTCAGGTGGCCGACCTGCTCGGCATCGGAGTGGGGACGGTCAAGAGCGCCGGGTCCCGTGGATTGGCCCGGCTCCGAACGCAACTCGACCCAGCATTGGAGGGACAGTCATGA
- a CDS encoding S1C family serine protease: MSNDQYRPEGEGHDAGAAPVDSTQPIYGQGEHTQSVPVDQNAPAAPTGYQQPQGSYAPHQQGAFTPPGGYPAYGTGQYPSVAGQYPAQGAEYPAQGQQYGFDATNQPNTTTPATTNRSSRKAPWIAVPLAALVAAALASGSTYALSHGSNSSASGSSAGGVTSTNVTVTDGGQEVQSWVTTAAKVSPSVVSITVTNGQSGGEGSGVILDKEGHIVTNNHVVTLDSSSSDGDSITVTLNNNTTYKATIVGTDPSTDLAVIKLTDPPSDLQPIAIGDVSKVVVGQPVMAIGNPLGLSGTVTSGIVSALNRPVTTSGADSQNQYGQQTASDAVYTNAIQTSAAINPGNSGGALVNEAGELIGINSSIATLGGSSESSQSGSIGIGFAIPATVVSNVTEQLISNGKAVHAQLGISAQNGSVTTGGATVAGAKVGQVVSGSAAADAGLKQGDVITAFNGAAVTSSDALVGFVRAQKVGDKVTLTVYRDGQKMDVTATLKEASS, from the coding sequence GTGAGCAACGACCAGTACCGCCCCGAAGGTGAAGGCCACGACGCCGGGGCGGCACCCGTGGACAGCACCCAGCCGATCTACGGCCAGGGTGAGCACACCCAGAGCGTGCCCGTTGATCAGAACGCGCCGGCCGCACCCACTGGTTACCAGCAGCCGCAGGGTTCCTACGCGCCGCATCAGCAGGGCGCCTTCACCCCGCCCGGCGGCTACCCGGCGTACGGCACCGGTCAGTACCCGTCGGTCGCCGGTCAGTACCCGGCGCAGGGCGCCGAGTACCCCGCGCAGGGTCAGCAGTACGGCTTCGACGCCACGAACCAGCCGAACACCACGACCCCGGCGACCACGAATCGGTCGTCGCGCAAGGCGCCGTGGATCGCCGTACCCCTGGCTGCACTGGTCGCTGCGGCACTGGCCAGCGGTTCGACGTACGCGCTCAGTCACGGCTCGAACTCCTCGGCGAGCGGCTCCTCGGCGGGCGGCGTGACCAGCACCAACGTCACCGTCACCGACGGCGGTCAGGAAGTGCAGAGCTGGGTGACCACGGCCGCGAAGGTGTCCCCCAGCGTCGTGTCGATCACGGTGACCAACGGCCAGTCCGGAGGCGAGGGCTCCGGTGTGATCCTCGACAAGGAGGGGCACATCGTCACCAACAACCACGTGGTGACCCTGGACAGCAGTAGCAGCGACGGCGACTCCATCACGGTGACGCTGAACAACAACACGACGTACAAGGCGACGATCGTCGGCACCGACCCGAGCACCGACCTGGCCGTCATCAAACTGACCGACCCGCCGAGCGACCTGCAGCCGATCGCGATCGGTGACGTGAGCAAGGTCGTCGTCGGCCAGCCGGTCATGGCGATCGGTAACCCGCTCGGTCTGTCCGGCACGGTCACCAGTGGCATCGTCAGCGCCCTGAACCGGCCGGTCACCACCAGCGGCGCGGACTCCCAGAACCAGTACGGCCAGCAGACCGCCAGCGACGCCGTCTACACCAACGCCATCCAGACCAGTGCCGCCATCAACCCGGGCAACTCCGGTGGCGCCCTGGTCAACGAGGCGGGCGAACTGATCGGCATCAACTCCTCGATCGCGACTCTCGGCGGAAGCTCAGAATCCTCACAGTCCGGATCCATCGGGATCGGGTTTGCTATTCCTGCCACCGTGGTCTCGAACGTCACGGAGCAGTTGATCAGCAACGGCAAGGCGGTCCACGCCCAGTTGGGGATCAGCGCACAGAACGGCTCGGTCACGACCGGCGGAGCCACCGTGGCGGGGGCCAAGGTGGGACAGGTCGTCTCCGGGAGCGCGGCGGCAGACGCCGGGCTGAAGCAGGGTGACGTCATCACCGCGTTCAACGGTGCGGCCGTCACCTCCTCCGATGCTCTGGTCGGCTTCGTGCGGGCCCAGAAAGTCGGGGACAAGGTCACTCTGACCGTCTACCGCGACGGGCAGAAGATGGACGTCACGGCGACGCTCAAGGAGGCTTCCTCCTAG
- a CDS encoding SGNH/GDSL hydrolase family protein, which produces MTARTRSLAAVAVLCAALAGCSSTSGEPRSTSAGTAPSASSSTSSGTASSTSSDDHLVGGRMVSFGDSYTAGTATGATQPSPASFCAQAADNYPRQVAKALDVTLADRSCNAARTTNIGTPQSFQGETAPPQIDGLTADTRLVTIALGVNDNGLFGTLVGCSHYAAVSTSATPCKDSVLGSTPNAVSQIPEVTSSLVAAVRTIKADAPRAQVVLLGYPQVLPEGAQCPSRWPITEGDAAWVNATLGRLDDAIKAAAVQTDSKFLDLRPVTASHTACAAEPWFNGSHVADGDGSSYHPRSGYMTGVARALVAVLQP; this is translated from the coding sequence GTGACCGCGCGTACCCGCTCCCTGGCGGCGGTGGCCGTGTTGTGCGCCGCTTTGGCCGGCTGCTCCTCGACGTCCGGCGAGCCGCGATCCACCTCCGCGGGCACGGCGCCCAGCGCGTCGTCGAGCACATCGTCCGGCACGGCGTCGAGCACCTCTTCGGACGACCACCTCGTCGGGGGCCGGATGGTCAGCTTCGGCGACTCGTACACAGCAGGCACCGCCACCGGCGCCACCCAGCCCTCGCCCGCGTCGTTCTGCGCGCAGGCGGCTGACAACTACCCGCGGCAGGTGGCCAAAGCTCTGGACGTGACGTTGGCTGACCGATCCTGCAACGCAGCCCGCACCACGAACATCGGCACGCCGCAGTCGTTCCAGGGCGAGACGGCGCCGCCGCAGATCGACGGCCTGACCGCGGACACCCGCCTGGTGACGATCGCGCTCGGCGTGAACGACAACGGTTTGTTCGGCACGCTGGTCGGCTGCAGCCACTACGCCGCTGTGTCCACCTCAGCCACCCCCTGCAAGGACAGCGTTCTCGGCTCGACGCCGAACGCGGTCAGTCAGATTCCCGAGGTGACGTCCTCGCTGGTGGCCGCGGTGCGCACGATCAAGGCCGACGCACCCCGGGCGCAGGTCGTTCTGTTGGGTTACCCCCAGGTCCTGCCCGAGGGCGCACAGTGTCCGTCCCGGTGGCCGATCACCGAAGGCGACGCGGCGTGGGTCAACGCCACCCTCGGCAGACTCGACGATGCAATCAAAGCCGCTGCAGTGCAGACTGATTCGAAATTCCTGGACCTTCGTCCGGTCACCGCTTCGCACACCGCCTGTGCCGCGGAACCGTGGTTCAACGGCTCCCACGTGGCCGATGGCGACGGTTCGAGCTATCACCCCCGCTCTGGGTACATGACCGGAGTAGCCCGTGCTCTCGTCGCCGTGCTCCAGCCCTGA
- a CDS encoding SigE family RNA polymerase sigma factor yields the protein MDAAEQARFVEFVQASSPHLLKTAWLLTGDPHVAEDLVQEALARVYTKWGSAQKAPWAYTRKVMLNLRTDRWRRTGAEIVTADVADSPTRDAGGTVDARADLVRALRQLPLRERQCVVLRYYADLSEEETANALGVSLGTVKSSASRGLATLRTLVHSDTTSSKGAAS from the coding sequence GTGGACGCGGCTGAGCAGGCGCGGTTCGTCGAATTCGTCCAGGCCAGCAGCCCGCACCTGCTGAAGACCGCCTGGTTGCTGACCGGCGATCCGCACGTTGCTGAAGACCTCGTCCAGGAGGCGCTGGCCCGCGTCTACACCAAATGGGGCAGCGCCCAGAAGGCGCCGTGGGCCTACACCCGCAAGGTCATGCTCAACCTGCGCACGGACCGCTGGCGCCGGACCGGGGCCGAGATCGTGACTGCGGACGTTGCGGACTCACCCACCCGCGACGCGGGCGGCACAGTCGATGCCCGGGCCGACCTGGTGCGCGCCCTACGGCAGCTGCCGCTGCGCGAGCGGCAGTGCGTCGTACTGCGCTACTACGCGGACCTGTCCGAAGAGGAGACCGCGAACGCACTCGGTGTCAGCCTCGGGACCGTCAAGAGCTCGGCCTCCCGCGGCCTGGCCACGCTGCGCACCCTCGTCCATTCCGACACCACCTCTTCGAAGGGAGCGGCGTCATGA
- a CDS encoding ABC transporter ATP-binding protein, with protein MPEPQVAVSAVTLVKEYGSGDSTVRALDGVDVQIRQGQYTAIMGPSGSGKSTLLHCLAALDTPTSGEVRFGGDTFARLSDNKLTRLRRERIGFVFQSFNLVPTLTAEENILLPLAMAGRKPDGRWFDQIVESVGLADRLQHRPAQLSGGQQQRVACARALITRPDVIFADEPTGNLDSTASGQVLALLRQAVDEFGQTVVMVTHDAAAAAFTDRILFLSDGRIVDEMSQPTAATVLERMKGLDAGFGQSVVVATDRSERAGV; from the coding sequence ATGCCGGAACCGCAGGTCGCCGTCAGCGCAGTGACGCTGGTGAAAGAGTACGGCTCCGGCGATTCCACGGTGCGCGCGCTGGATGGTGTCGACGTCCAGATCCGCCAGGGTCAGTACACCGCCATCATGGGGCCGTCCGGATCCGGCAAGTCAACGCTGCTGCACTGCCTGGCGGCCCTGGACACCCCGACCTCGGGCGAGGTTCGGTTCGGTGGGGACACGTTCGCTCGGCTCAGCGACAACAAACTGACCCGGCTGCGCCGCGAGCGCATCGGTTTCGTCTTCCAGAGCTTCAACCTCGTCCCGACGCTCACCGCCGAGGAGAACATCCTGCTGCCACTGGCGATGGCCGGCCGGAAACCCGACGGCCGGTGGTTCGATCAGATCGTCGAGTCGGTCGGGCTGGCAGATCGCCTGCAACACCGCCCGGCGCAACTGTCCGGCGGTCAGCAACAGCGGGTCGCCTGCGCGAGGGCCCTGATCACGCGGCCAGACGTCATCTTCGCCGACGAACCCACGGGCAACCTCGACTCGACCGCCAGCGGGCAGGTGCTGGCGTTGCTCCGTCAAGCCGTCGACGAGTTCGGCCAGACCGTGGTCATGGTGACGCACGACGCGGCGGCCGCGGCCTTCACCGACCGGATTCTGTTCCTCTCCGACGGCCGGATCGTTGATGAGATGAGTCAGCCAACCGCGGCCACCGTCCTGGAGCGGATGAAGGGACTCGACGCCGGATTCGGCCAGAGCGTCGTCGTGGCCACCGATCGATCGGAACGGGCCGGGGTCTGA
- a CDS encoding response regulator transcription factor — translation MDAPEARLLVVEDETNIRELLATSLKFAGFEVHTAANGGDALRLFEQHPIDLAVLDVMLPDMDGFDVTRKLRGGGHDLPIVFLTARDAVEDKVKGLTVGGDDYVTKPFSLEEVVARIRAVLRRAQQNDDGQSVITVADLELDEDSHDVRRAGAIIEVSPTEFKLLRYLMLNNGRVVSKAQILDHVWDYDFRGEAGIVESYISYLRRKIDIEGLPPLIHTKRGVGYVLRAPRD, via the coding sequence ATGGACGCTCCCGAGGCCCGCCTGCTCGTGGTGGAAGACGAGACCAACATCCGCGAACTGCTGGCCACCAGCTTGAAGTTCGCGGGATTCGAGGTGCACACCGCTGCCAACGGCGGCGATGCCCTGCGGCTGTTCGAACAGCACCCGATCGACCTGGCCGTTCTGGACGTCATGCTCCCGGACATGGACGGCTTCGACGTGACTCGCAAACTGCGCGGCGGCGGTCACGATCTGCCGATCGTCTTCCTCACCGCCCGCGACGCGGTCGAGGACAAGGTGAAGGGCCTGACCGTCGGCGGTGACGACTACGTCACCAAACCGTTCAGCCTGGAGGAGGTCGTGGCCCGGATCCGCGCCGTGCTGCGCCGCGCCCAGCAGAACGACGACGGCCAGTCGGTGATCACCGTCGCCGACCTGGAGTTGGACGAAGACTCCCATGACGTACGCCGAGCGGGCGCCATCATCGAGGTCTCACCGACCGAGTTCAAACTGTTGCGCTACCTCATGCTGAACAACGGGCGCGTGGTGTCCAAGGCCCAGATCCTCGACCACGTGTGGGACTACGACTTCCGCGGTGAGGCCGGCATCGTCGAGAGCTACATCTCCTACCTGCGCCGCAAGATCGACATCGAGGGCCTGCCACCGCTGATCCACACCAAACGCGGCGTCGGCTACGTGCTGCGCGCACCGCGCGACTGA
- a CDS encoding sensor histidine kinase, with the protein MPLRARLTALLVAFLTIATIGVGLTATLQLRSFLMQRQDSELQAEANLIGATLTTALDNQREISTDTLKSLVPSSTYVVSVTHDAATLQTNLVGTNPPDLKDLSARKHGTPITVKSVDGTERWRVVTGSAGDGSTKYAIAVPMSRVNDIIERLIIVVAVGTFGVVLVGGILGWFAVRRAMAPLRRIEDTARAIADGDLARRVPEIGTRDEVASLSHSLNVMLSRIEQSFAVQQRSEDRMRRFVADASHELRTPLATVRGYAELYRQGAIGPDDVHSAMSRIEGEATRMAAMVDDLLLLTRFDNRESRHGQPAPRRDAVDLTVLAADAVQDALAVAPDRTIRLIGEHGPLDATLVTGDESSLRQVLNNLVNNALRYTPPGSPLEVQVGSDDTVAVIRVIDHGAGVPEESRERIFERFYRADSSRNSADGGSGLGLAIVAAIVAAHDGTVGVTSTTPGPGATFTVTMPVRSASNQQSAQDENPYDEDVTVPSDLPAQDSHS; encoded by the coding sequence ATGCCGCTGCGCGCCCGACTAACCGCCCTCCTGGTCGCCTTCCTGACGATCGCGACCATCGGGGTGGGCCTGACTGCAACCCTCCAACTGCGGTCCTTCCTCATGCAGCGCCAGGACTCGGAGTTGCAGGCCGAAGCCAACCTGATCGGCGCTACCTTGACCACGGCCCTGGACAACCAGCGCGAGATCAGCACCGACACCCTGAAGTCCCTCGTACCCTCCAGCACCTACGTCGTGTCCGTGACCCACGACGCCGCAACGCTCCAGACCAATCTGGTCGGCACCAATCCGCCTGACCTGAAAGACCTTTCAGCCCGCAAGCACGGCACACCGATCACGGTGAAGTCCGTCGACGGCACCGAGCGGTGGCGCGTCGTGACCGGCAGCGCGGGGGACGGATCCACGAAGTACGCCATCGCGGTGCCGATGTCGCGCGTCAACGACATCATCGAGCGGCTGATCATCGTGGTCGCGGTCGGAACCTTCGGGGTGGTGCTGGTCGGGGGAATCCTCGGCTGGTTCGCGGTCCGCCGCGCAATGGCCCCGCTGCGCCGCATCGAGGACACCGCCCGGGCGATCGCCGATGGAGATCTGGCGCGCCGGGTGCCCGAGATCGGCACGCGCGATGAGGTGGCGAGCCTGTCACACTCCCTGAACGTGATGCTCTCGCGCATCGAGCAGTCCTTCGCGGTCCAGCAGCGCTCGGAGGATCGGATGCGCCGGTTCGTCGCCGATGCCTCCCATGAGTTGCGTACGCCGCTGGCGACGGTGCGCGGGTACGCCGAGTTGTACCGGCAAGGGGCGATCGGCCCCGACGACGTGCATTCGGCGATGAGTCGCATCGAAGGCGAGGCCACCCGGATGGCCGCGATGGTGGACGACCTGCTGCTGCTCACCCGGTTCGACAACCGGGAATCCCGCCACGGACAGCCGGCGCCCCGACGAGACGCGGTCGACCTGACGGTGCTGGCCGCCGATGCCGTGCAGGATGCTCTCGCGGTGGCCCCGGATCGCACCATCCGCCTGATCGGCGAGCACGGCCCGTTGGACGCCACGCTGGTGACCGGTGACGAATCCAGCCTGCGTCAGGTGCTGAACAATCTGGTCAACAACGCGCTGCGCTACACCCCGCCCGGCAGTCCGCTGGAGGTGCAGGTCGGCAGCGACGACACCGTCGCCGTGATCCGGGTGATCGACCACGGTGCGGGCGTGCCCGAGGAGTCCCGCGAGCGCATCTTCGAGCGGTTCTACCGGGCCGACTCCTCCCGCAACAGCGCCGACGGCGGTAGCGGCCTTGGTCTGGCGATCGTGGCCGCCATCGTCGCAGCCCACGACGGGACAGTCGGTGTGACCAGCACGACCCCGGGACCGGGTGCGACGTTCACCGTCACCATGCCGGTCAGATCAGCGAGTAACCAACAGTCCGCACAGGACGAAAATCCCTACGATGAGGACGTGACCGTACCCAGCGACCTGCCTGCACAGGATTCGCACAGCTAG
- a CDS encoding ABC transporter permease, which produces MRSLIARRARLVMSLLAVLLGVSFAFGSLIFISTLDRAFSAVQSGTVSDVVVRQAGVRSGQGQVDASLIPRVEAVPGVAQVDGQVLENGVYLLGKNGEVLGAANVPGSGTNFHNGRAAGGLPGLVVLEGRAPASAGEVAIDPKAAAEGGYRLGDMVTIVTTGDNPVVTKKLVGLVTYGAGGTPGATLVTVDTATAQKIFADNGNVFQQLWVVAKPGVSPAALRDRINAVLPAGMAALTGAQAADVDASTINKALRFITAALWVFAATSLLAGGFLIANTFAMLVTQRARELALLRAIGASKADIRRMVLLEALVIGIVGSALGLGCGYLLARLIRGLLRRFGYDLSATPLVVPWTGAFIAAALGVVVTVLAAYLPARRASSVPPAAALRDDPTPVERSLRLRAGVGIGVLALAALALAPPVRARASTNVLLAVAIVLALVGVVVLTPVLARPVIRVAARAAGLLWGDVARLAGTNALRNPRRTGVTATALMMGTALVAMMGVFAMSARASVDQLIADTFRSDYIVSASYGAPFSPTIAERIEKVPGVQDVARVRQGGAYLEAGGQQIQITVAATDPVPFLDLVDLHFDAGTSADWRGASVVVSRTFAQEHGLRVGRDVTIGFLGKPYAVKVAGIMAQSPLAVVDVITTTQQFNAMGGGPEDRLVFVSREPSAKPAAVRAGLVAALGGNSVVTVKNQDEFAAQQREPIDQLLRVIYALLGLAILIAFLGIVNTLVLSVAERRREIGLLRAVAMTRGQVRRMIRLEALAICVLGSVIGLSTGVLLGWLLQRSQANRGISVLDIPWLQLLGALVIAVAAGVVAAWWPARRAAGLPPLAAIATE; this is translated from the coding sequence GTGCGCAGCCTGATCGCCCGCAGGGCACGGCTGGTCATGTCACTGCTCGCCGTCCTGCTGGGCGTCAGCTTCGCCTTCGGATCGCTGATCTTCATCAGCACTCTGGACCGGGCGTTCTCCGCAGTGCAGTCGGGGACAGTCAGTGACGTCGTCGTCCGCCAAGCCGGTGTCCGTTCCGGACAGGGCCAGGTGGATGCCTCGCTGATCCCCCGCGTCGAGGCGGTCCCCGGCGTCGCCCAGGTCGACGGCCAGGTGCTCGAGAACGGTGTCTACCTGCTGGGCAAGAACGGTGAGGTGTTGGGTGCGGCCAACGTCCCCGGCAGCGGGACGAACTTCCACAACGGACGTGCCGCCGGTGGCCTGCCCGGCCTGGTCGTGCTCGAGGGTCGCGCCCCTGCCTCCGCCGGCGAGGTGGCCATCGACCCCAAAGCCGCCGCCGAGGGCGGCTACCGGCTCGGTGACATGGTCACCATCGTCACCACCGGCGACAACCCCGTGGTGACCAAGAAACTGGTCGGTCTGGTGACGTACGGCGCAGGCGGAACCCCGGGGGCAACGCTGGTCACCGTCGACACGGCTACCGCGCAGAAGATCTTCGCCGACAACGGGAACGTTTTCCAGCAGTTGTGGGTGGTCGCGAAACCGGGCGTGAGTCCCGCGGCGCTGCGGGACCGGATCAACGCGGTCCTGCCCGCCGGAATGGCGGCGCTCACCGGGGCGCAGGCAGCGGACGTGGATGCCAGCACCATCAACAAGGCATTGCGCTTCATCACCGCCGCGCTGTGGGTTTTCGCCGCGACCTCGTTGCTCGCCGGCGGATTCCTGATCGCCAACACCTTCGCGATGTTGGTGACCCAACGGGCCCGCGAACTGGCGCTGCTGCGAGCGATCGGTGCGAGTAAGGCCGACATCCGGCGGATGGTGCTGCTCGAGGCGCTCGTGATCGGCATCGTCGGCTCGGCCCTCGGGCTGGGGTGCGGCTACCTCCTGGCCCGGCTGATCCGCGGTCTGCTGCGCCGGTTCGGGTACGACCTGTCCGCGACGCCGCTGGTCGTGCCGTGGACCGGCGCTTTCATCGCTGCGGCCCTCGGTGTCGTGGTCACCGTGCTGGCGGCGTACCTGCCCGCTCGTCGGGCCAGTAGCGTGCCGCCGGCGGCGGCGTTGCGCGACGACCCCACCCCGGTCGAGCGCTCGCTGCGGTTGCGAGCGGGGGTGGGGATCGGCGTACTCGCGCTGGCCGCACTCGCCCTGGCGCCCCCGGTCCGCGCGCGGGCGTCGACGAACGTGTTGCTCGCGGTAGCCATCGTCCTTGCCCTCGTCGGGGTGGTCGTGTTGACGCCGGTCCTGGCGAGGCCCGTGATCCGGGTCGCCGCCCGCGCGGCGGGGCTGTTGTGGGGTGATGTCGCGCGGCTTGCGGGCACGAATGCGCTGCGCAATCCGCGTCGCACCGGGGTGACCGCCACGGCGTTGATGATGGGTACGGCGTTGGTGGCCATGATGGGGGTCTTCGCGATGTCCGCCCGGGCCAGTGTCGATCAGCTGATCGCCGATACCTTCCGCAGCGACTACATCGTGTCGGCGTCGTACGGCGCACCGTTCTCGCCAACCATCGCCGAGCGCATCGAGAAGGTGCCCGGCGTCCAGGACGTGGCGCGAGTCCGACAGGGCGGGGCGTACCTGGAAGCGGGCGGTCAGCAGATCCAGATCACCGTTGCGGCGACCGACCCGGTGCCGTTCCTTGATCTGGTCGATCTGCACTTCGACGCTGGAACCTCGGCCGACTGGCGCGGCGCCAGCGTCGTGGTGTCCCGCACCTTCGCCCAAGAGCACGGTCTGCGGGTCGGTCGCGACGTGACGATCGGTTTCCTCGGCAAGCCGTACGCCGTCAAGGTGGCCGGCATCATGGCCCAGAGCCCCCTGGCGGTGGTCGACGTCATCACCACGACGCAGCAGTTCAACGCGATGGGCGGGGGACCCGAGGACCGCCTCGTCTTCGTCTCCCGCGAGCCGTCGGCCAAACCCGCGGCCGTCCGGGCCGGCCTCGTCGCCGCCCTCGGCGGCAACTCGGTGGTGACGGTCAAGAATCAGGACGAGTTCGCCGCGCAACAACGCGAGCCGATCGATCAGTTGCTCCGGGTGATCTACGCACTCCTGGGGCTCGCGATCCTGATCGCGTTCCTGGGCATCGTCAACACGCTGGTGCTGTCGGTTGCCGAGCGACGTCGGGAGATCGGTCTGTTGCGCGCGGTTGCCATGACCCGTGGCCAGGTGCGGCGGATGATCCGGCTGGAAGCGCTGGCCATCTGCGTCCTCGGCTCGGTGATCGGACTGAGCACCGGCGTTCTCCTCGGCTGGTTGCTCCAGCGATCCCAGGCGAACCGTGGGATCAGCGTGCTGGACATCCCCTGGCTGCAACTGCTCGGGGCCCTGGTGATCGCAGTGGCCGCCGGGGTGGTCGCCGCCTGGTGGCCGGCGCGCCGCGCGGCCGGGTTGCCGCCGCTGGCCGCCATCGCAACCGAATAG
- a CDS encoding MarR family winged helix-turn-helix transcriptional regulator, with protein sequence MSEVSGIAVAADRRQLAAELRAVCMRVSRRTRFAKEALVPPHQASVLGKLTDNVLTPRELADIECVSAPSMTRTVGCLVDKGLVRREADPSDGRQVRLFITDEGRTTIARVRAQRDEWMLERLSALSEQECAVLEQAQEILGRVVAA encoded by the coding sequence ATGTCTGAGGTGAGTGGAATCGCGGTGGCGGCTGACCGCCGGCAGTTGGCTGCGGAGTTGCGCGCGGTGTGCATGCGGGTCAGCCGGCGCACGCGGTTCGCCAAGGAGGCGCTGGTGCCGCCGCACCAGGCCTCCGTGCTCGGCAAACTCACCGATAACGTCCTGACGCCACGGGAATTGGCGGATATCGAGTGCGTGAGCGCCCCGTCGATGACCCGCACCGTGGGTTGCCTGGTCGACAAGGGGTTGGTGCGCCGGGAGGCGGACCCGAGCGATGGCCGCCAGGTGCGGCTGTTCATCACCGATGAGGGGCGTACGACGATCGCGCGGGTGCGTGCCCAGCGTGACGAGTGGATGTTGGAGCGGCTCTCCGCGCTGTCCGAACAGGAATGCGCGGTGCTGGAGCAGGCGCAGGAGATCCTGGGCCGGGTGGTTGCTGCGTGA
- a CDS encoding WXG100 family type VII secretion target, whose product MSNTFAVNTTEIARHSSDLNLIAGQIQDAMGAMRRKLEVLQGTWTGSASGQYAALQHEWEGQQENVRRTLESISGALGRAGSSYQQTEQDVLATFRH is encoded by the coding sequence ATGAGCAACACCTTCGCCGTCAACACCACCGAGATCGCTCGACACAGCAGCGACCTCAACCTCATCGCCGGGCAGATCCAGGATGCGATGGGCGCCATGCGACGCAAGCTGGAGGTTCTCCAGGGCACCTGGACCGGCTCGGCATCCGGGCAGTACGCCGCGCTGCAGCACGAGTGGGAGGGCCAGCAGGAGAACGTTCGCCGCACCCTTGAGTCCATCTCCGGGGCCCTGGGCCGGGCCGGTTCGTCCTACCAGCAGACCGAGCAGGACGTGTTGGCCACCTTCCGGCACTGA